One Misgurnus anguillicaudatus chromosome 22, ASM2758022v2, whole genome shotgun sequence DNA segment encodes these proteins:
- the LOC141358995 gene encoding uncharacterized protein: MVSKDNANTGSGGKTTCVKKQKCMKNNSQKAQQIVYQSALTLKVTPYRIVNPLEHNDGKMETNPSDVAANGIKETAINKQTCTVCSVSNLENLKEMQYLRHEDSLIDASLDVDKSSLMGFIDSSNLESSEDVQTFPCIQVDVRTDVVLIDEDDDDTSLRERTVTDVSASDGNAAELVCGRLQSISSGSSHSMCQEQSDGRGSTVETPQDAQVSPKKRKRSCCLCVII, encoded by the exons ATGGTTTCAAAAGACAACGCTAATACTG GCTCTGGTGGCAAGACAACTTGTGTGAAGAAACAAAAGTGTATGAAGAACAATTCTCAAAAGGCTCAACAGATCGTATATCAATCGGCATTGACCTTAAAGGTCACACCTTATAGAATTGTAAACCCTCTGGAGCACAATGATGGCAAAATGGAGACGAATCCATCAGATGTCGCAGCAAATGGTATCAAAGAAACTGCCATCAATAAACaaacatgtactgtatgtagtgTTTCTAATCTCGAAAACCTAAAAGAAATGCAATATCTACGCCACGAGGACAGTCTTATCGACGCGTCACTGGATGTGGATAAATCGTCTCTAATGGGTTTTATTGACTCCAGTAACCTGGAAAGTTCAGAAGACGTGCAGACCTTTCCGTGCATCCAGGTGGACGTTCGGACGGATGTGGTGCTGATTGATGAGGATGACGATGATACGTCCTTACGGGAGAGGACGGTAACGGATGTGTCCGCCTCTGATGGAAACGCTGCTGAGCTCGTGTGCGGGCGTCTCCAGTCAATCTCTTCTGGCTCCTCCCACTCTATGTGTCAAGAGCAGAGTGATGGGCGGGGCTCCACAGTGGAAACGCCTCAAGATGCACAAGTGTCACCCAAAAAACGCAAACGTTCATGTTGCCTTTGTGTTATTATTTGA
- the LOC141358994 gene encoding uncharacterized protein, whose protein sequence is MNRNMENFSTLFAVVSGVSGIYLCYSLYTSHTLFQTNTVFDGRRALPGSVYLMIRYIHQSLRKKRGHVRKNNDTNHELVFTLINCRYDVVSLRKFCSLVGYGWDYPDSVFRDVPLCYPQFLFRRLISVIVCSDKFRLSPQGLLSVRQTVIVPEAVDELKKGPFTLQAQILEYRAVNAGVEVDLSLKASRDQQLIWSSTLTLLSPNGTYEPHAHSDMEGTHDLSSLRSIQCAVPWITGVKCAWVFGDFCSLSASLLGFTRLTAPSLWMFARCMAEIEKHKGVEAVRAPLTVSVQYMKPLSLPSQVTIKISDNTDTDPSTTTAFSLEDHRTRTLYISGQIQRHST, encoded by the exons ATGAACAGGAATATGGAGAACTTTAGCACACTGTTTGCTGTTGTGTCAGGCGTGTCTGGGATTTATCTCTGTTATTCACTTTACACTTCTCACACATTATTTCAAACAAACACAGTGTTTGACGGCAGAAGAGCTCTGCCAGGATCAGTTTACCTCATGATTAGATACATTCATCAATCTCTCCGCAAAAAGAGAGGACACGTGAGAAAAAACAACGACACAAACCACGAGCTTGTTTTCACTTTGATTAACTGCAG GTATGATGTGGTGTCTTTGAGGAAGTTCTGCAGTCTTGTAGGTTATGGTTGGGATTATCCTGACAGTGTTTTCAGAGATGTGCCCTTGTGTTACCCTCAGTTTCTCTTCAGAAGATTGATCAGTGTGATTGTGTGCTCAGACAAGTTCAGACTCAGTCCCCAGG GTCTGTTGAGTGTCCGTCAAACAGTGATTGTACCCGAGGCAGTAGATGAGCTGAAGAAAGGTCCGTTTACCCTTCAGGCTCAAATATTGGAGTATCGGGCTGTTAATGCAGGTGTGGAGGTGGATCTTTCTTTAAAAGCATCCAGAGATCAGCAGCTTATATGGAGCAGCACACTGACTCTCCTCTCTCCTAACGGCACATACGAACCCCATGCTCATTCTGACATGGAGGGCACACACG ATCTTTCCTCATTGAGGTCCATCCAGTGCGCCGTTCCCTGGATCACAGGTGTTAAGTGTGCCTGGGTGTTTGGTGACTTCTGCTCACTCTCTGCATCTCTTTTGGGCTTCACACGCCTCACCGCCCCCTCATTGTGGATGTTCGCCAGGTGCATGGCAGAGATAGAAAAGCACAAAG GAGTTGAAGCGGTACGAGCTCCTCTGACTGTGTCTGTTCAATACATGAAGCCTCTGTCTTTACCGAGTCAAGTCACCATTAAAATCAGTGATAACACAGACACTGACCCATCAACGACAACAGCGTTTTCACTGGAGGACCACCGGACCAGAACCCTGTACATCTCAGGACAGATTCAAAGACATTCAACATGA